The following is a genomic window from Chitinophaga caseinilytica.
ACGCTGAGCCAGAAAACCGGGACGCGCATCCGCGGTGTCACCGAAGTCGGCATTTCCCAGATCGGCCCGAGGGCATGTACCTGGCGGGGAACGTGCCGGTTATCGTATCGCCCGGGTAGCCAGGTGGGGTTCACCGAAGCGTCGTACAGGTAACCGGCGGTATACAGGGCATCGAGGTCTACGGGTTGGAGCCGCGGCATCCGGAAACCGTTCACAGGCTGGCCCGAAATCCTTTCCAGTTCGAGCTTTGAGGCCAGCAGGTCGGGGTTTTCGAAACGGTCGTGGTAGTAAGCGTGGGAAGCGATCTCGTGCCGTTCCGCGATTTCACATACTAGTTCAGGGAAATGTTTCGCCCAGAAAGCGGTGATGAAAAAGTCCCCCGAACGCCGCATTCCACGAAGAGGTCCAGCGTTTTTCTCACGCCGGCTTCACTCACGCGCAGCTTCTCTTCCAGCGGGATGCGCTGGCCATACTCTTCGGGAATATCGAATTCCTCGACGTCTACACTGATCAGGATCTTTTTCATCGTTTTACAAGCAGGCCCATGAAGTTAACGAATTCGCGCAGCAGCACGGTGCTCCGGAAATCGGAGAACTGAATGTCTGGCCGGCAGGAAATAGGAATGGAACGGATGTTCAGCGTTTTATTGCGGCCTGCGCGCTTGACGAACTCGCTGTCGTACAGGAATCCATCGATGCGGGTAGACAGGAACTCCATCCTGCCGCGGCTATTGAAGGCTTTTAGCCCGGCCTGCGCGTCGGAAACGGGCAGGTGCAGCAGCCAGCGGTTCATGAGCCGGTTTACCCGGGTGATCATTTTCCGCGCGGGCGGCAGCATGGCCACGTACTGGCTTCCGCGTGCGCCGGCCACCACGTCAGCCCCTTCGAGCAATTGTTCGAAAGCGCGTTTCACCGCTTCTACGCCAAACGGGAAATCGTAATCGGTACAAACGATATACGATGCGTCGCTAACGGCAACGCCTAATCGGCATGCGTAGCCTTTCCCGCGGTTGACGGGGTGATCGATGATGCGGACGCCGGGGATGCGGAGCGCCAGTTCCTGCAACAGCGCGGTGTGCATGTTGCGGACGGACC
Proteins encoded in this region:
- a CDS encoding glycosyltransferase; protein product: MTKDFRELQGLMPGTEIRLILVNDGSVRNMHTALLQELALRIPGVRIIDHPVNRGKGYACRLGVAVSDASYIVCTDYDFPFGVEAVKRAFEQLLEGADVVAGARGSQYVAMLPPARKMITRVNRLMNRWLLHLPVSDAQAGLKAFNSRGRMEFLSTRIDGFLYDSEFVKRAGRNKTLNIRSIPISCRPDIQFSDFRSTVLLREFVNFMGLLVKR